A stretch of DNA from bacterium:
ATTTGGTGCTTGGAATTTGGAATTTATTTGGAATTTGGTGCTTGGAATTTGGAATTTCTATCTAATCTGTCCACTAAAAGATGTGGGTAATGATTAGGCCAGGGGGGACATCAATTGAGTAGCGACAGAGCACTAGTAGAAAGCAGATAGTAGATAGTAAGCAGGAGGAAGGCACAATGTTTTCTCTCTACTGACTACTCTCTACTATCTACTGACTACTACTTTAGTAGAAAGGAGTAATTATGCCCAGAAAAGGACCGGTAAAAAAAAGGCGCATATTGCCAGACCCAATATATAACAGTCAGTTAGTGAGTAAATTCATTAATATGATTTTAAGACGAGGTAAAAAATCAATAGCGCAAAAAATAGTCTATAATGCTTTTGCTATTATCGAAGAAAAGACAAAAGAATCTCCAATAACAATTTTTAAGCGGGCAGTGGATAAGGTTAGACCACATGTGGCTGTAAAATCAAGACGCGTCGGCGGAGCAACATACCAGGTCCCGGTAGAAATCCCTGAAGAACGAGGTATTACAATGGCTATGGGTTGGATAATATCCTTTTCTAAAGCACAAAAAGGGAAACCGATGCAAGAAAAGTTAGCTCAAGAAATATTAAATGCCGTAAATAATACCGGGGCTTCTATTAAGAAAAGAGAGGATACCCATAAAATGGCTGAGGCAAATAAGGCTTTCGCTCATTATAGATGGTAAAAAGAGGATTTTATATGCAAGATATTGTTGGGGGATTTAAAAAGGTTATTCAAGATTTATTGGTTCCTGAATTAAAGGCGATTCAGGTTGAATTAAAATATCATAGCGAGCGTTTCGAGGCAATGCAGAAAGATATGCATGAAGTTAAGATAGATCTACAAAAAATTGTAGGGGTGATGGATTGGAATACAAAAATAGCTCGATTTGAAGGGCAAATGAACAACTTAGAACATATACTCTTAGAACACATAGGATTAGAGAGAAAAGTTCAAGTGGCTTAAACGAATAGGAGGAAAAATAACAAATTATTATGGAAAAAGTGATGGTTAAAGAAAAAGAGGCGAGAAGTATGGGAAGAAAGATTGCGTTTGAAAAAATAAGAAACATAGGGCTTATGGCTCATATAGATGCAGGTAAAACCACAACTACGGAACGCATTCTGTTTCATACAGGTAAGGTGCATAGGTTTGGTGAGGTAGATGAAGGAACGACCGTTATGGACTGGATGGAACAGGAACAGAAAAGAGGGATTACGATTACTGCGGCTACAACTACCTGTTTCTGGCGAGACCATAGAATCAATATTATTGATACCCCGGGACATGTTGATTTTACGATTGAAGTAGAACGCTCATTAAGAGTGCTTGACGGCGTAATTACCGTTTTTTGCTCCGTAGGTGGTGTTGAACCTCAATCAGAAACTGTCTGGCGTCAGGCAGACAGGTATCATGTTCCCAGAATTGCCTTTGTCAATAAAATGGATAAAGTAGGCGCAGATTTTAACCATGTGGTTTTGATGATGAAAGAAAGATTAGACGCTATCGCTGTGCCAATACAATTACCAATTATGGATAAAGAAGGTGTGTTTAAAGGCATTATCGATGTGGTTAAAATGAAGGCTCTTTACTGGGAGAAAAACGAAAAAATAGAAATCATTAGAGAAGATGAAATCCCTGAAGAATTATATGAAACCGCAAACACTGCTCATCATACTTTGATAGAAACTATCTCAGAATTTGATGAAGAGTTGATGACAAAATACTTATCCGATGAACAGATGAGTGAAGATGAAATTAAGAGAGGTATTCGGTCAGCAACAATAAAGGGATTGATTTTCCCGGTGCTC
This window harbors:
- the rpsG gene encoding 30S ribosomal protein S7, producing the protein MPRKGPVKKRRILPDPIYNSQLVSKFINMILRRGKKSIAQKIVYNAFAIIEEKTKESPITIFKRAVDKVRPHVAVKSRRVGGATYQVPVEIPEERGITMAMGWIISFSKAQKGKPMQEKLAQEILNAVNNTGASIKKREDTHKMAEANKAFAHYRW